In the genome of Synergistaceae bacterium, the window GACTTCCTGAACGGTGATTGCAATCAAAAAAATCGCCGTGAAGGAAGTCTTCTTATTATACTGACATAGGATATTACATCCGATGATATAATGATAACTGGGTAAAGTACAAAATAAGGGGGATGCATAATGTTAAAAAACGTTTTTTCGTCCATGCGGATAGGTAAAATGGATATTCCCAACAGATTAATCGTGCCGGCTATGGTGATGAATTTTTGCAACAGTGACGGCACAGCCACAGAGAAGTTCGCCGCTTACCATGAGGCAAAGGCGATGGGAGGCTGGGGGCTTATAATCACAGAAGATTATGCTGTGGATCCAAGGGGCAAGGGATTTACCAATATTCCGGGGCTTTGGGAAGATAGGCAGATAGAAAGCCATTTTAAGTTCACTGAAAGAATACATAAGTGCGGCAGCAAGATAGTAGCTCAGATATATCATGCCGGCAGGCAGACAAACCATCTTGTCATCGGAATGCCTCCGGTGGCCCCATCGCCTATCCCCTGCCCCTCCAACCAGGAAATACCACATGAACTTACCATACGGGAGATTCGCGAAATCGTGGGGAAATTCGGCGATTGTGCGCTGCGGGCAAAAAAAGCCGGATTCGACGGCGTAGAGGTACACGGAGCTCATGGCTATCTGATCGCCCAGTTTATGTCTCCTTATTCCAACAAAAGAACAGATGAATACGGCGGCGGTCTCATGAACAGGATGCGGTTCCCTCTGGAGATCATATCTGACATCAGGGCTAAGGCCGGCAACGATTTTCCTGTAATATTCAGGATTTCCGGGGATGAATTCGTACCCGGAGGCAGAACGATAGAGGATACCAAATCTATCGCCCTATTGCTCGAGCATGCGGGAATAGATGCCATTCACGTTTCTGCTGGGGTTTATGCCAGCACAGAGGCAATTATACCGCCGGCTGCCGTACGCCATGGATGGATCACCGATTTTGCCGCAGAGGTTAAAAAAGTTGTTTCAATACCGGTAATTACCGTTGGCAGGATAAATGATCCTATAATGGCAGAGACAATAATAGCATCCGGCAAGGCTGACTTTGCAGCCATGGGCAGAGCCTCGCTGGCAGATCCGGCCCTTCCCAATAAAGCGGCCGCGGGCAGGTTTGATGACATCAACTACTGCATAGGGTGTTTGCAGGGATGCATCGGCAACCTGTTCGGCGGGAGACCCGGAACCTGCCTCGTAAACCCGACAATAGGCATGGAATCCGAGTTTATTATAAAACCTGCAAAAAACAGAAAAAAGGTATTTGTTGCAGGAGGCGGCCCTGCCGGCATGGAAGCCTCGATGGTAGCTGCTCAACGCGGCCATGAAGTTCACCTGTACGAAAAGACCGACCGGCTTGGCGGACAATATG includes:
- a CDS encoding FAD-dependent oxidoreductase, with the protein product MLKNVFSSMRIGKMDIPNRLIVPAMVMNFCNSDGTATEKFAAYHEAKAMGGWGLIITEDYAVDPRGKGFTNIPGLWEDRQIESHFKFTERIHKCGSKIVAQIYHAGRQTNHLVIGMPPVAPSPIPCPSNQEIPHELTIREIREIVGKFGDCALRAKKAGFDGVEVHGAHGYLIAQFMSPYSNKRTDEYGGGLMNRMRFPLEIISDIRAKAGNDFPVIFRISGDEFVPGGRTIEDTKSIALLLEHAGIDAIHVSAGVYASTEAIIPPAAVRHGWITDFAAEVKKVVSIPVITVGRINDPIMAETIIASGKADFAAMGRASLADPALPNKAAAGRFDDINYCIGCLQGCIGNLFGGRPGTCLVNPTIGMESEFIIKPAKNRKKVFVAGGGPAGMEASMVAAQRGHEVHLYEKTDRLGGQYAIGAMPPNKGEIDMFIVWQYNQMKKYGVKIHFNAGLTADIVEKESPDAVIVATGGEPFVPDIPGKDKPNVVNANDVLLGRVDVGHRVIVIGGGMVGSETADHLANHGKEVTIVEMLPQIAKDEEAAVRYFLMKDLKEKGVRIYTNAHVMEILDNGIVADTDGVKNTICPADTIVMALGAKSVDILTEQLKGKVPQILTIGDALKVRKALEAVAEGHKAGLEV